A portion of the Segatella copri DSM 18205 genome contains these proteins:
- a CDS encoding DUF4924 family protein — translation MFVAQELRKKSIAEYLLYMWQIEDIIRAYGCSLPVIKKNYVDRFDFTPEQREEELDWFGNLIRMMNEEGKREGGHLNINKVILKDVIDLHGMLLQSTKFPIYNAEYYKVLPFIVELRQRGDKDLNEIETCLDALYGVMMLRLQKKEITPETERAIKEITVFIGLLSDYYIKDRTEGLKFDDDDM, via the coding sequence ATGTTTGTAGCACAAGAATTAAGAAAGAAAAGTATCGCAGAATACTTATTATATATGTGGCAGATTGAGGACATCATCCGAGCTTACGGATGCTCGCTGCCTGTCATCAAGAAAAATTATGTAGACCGGTTCGACTTTACACCTGAGCAGCGCGAGGAAGAACTCGACTGGTTTGGCAACCTGATTCGCATGATGAACGAGGAGGGAAAGCGCGAGGGAGGACACCTTAATATTAATAAGGTGATACTCAAGGACGTCATTGACCTGCACGGCATGCTGCTGCAGAGCACCAAGTTTCCTATCTACAATGCCGAATATTATAAGGTGCTGCCTTTCATCGTAGAGCTGCGCCAGCGGGGCGACAAGGATCTCAACGAGATTGAAACCTGCCTCGATGCCCTCTATGGTGTGATGATGCTGCGCCTGCAGAAGAAGGAAATTACGCCCGAAACCGAAAGGGCCATCAAGGAGATTACCGTCTTCATAGGTCTGCTCAGTGATTATTACATCAAAGACCGAACCGAGGGACTCAAGTTTGATGATGACGACATGTAG
- a CDS encoding ROK family protein has product MTDNTLKPYVIGLDLGGTNSVFGIVDARGEIKATTAIKTGGYEKVEDYVKAAVEALQPIIDTVGGIDKIKAMGIGAPNANYYNGTIEFAPNLPWAHDGVVPLADLFSKALGGLPVGMTNDANAAALGEMTYGVARGMKNFIDVTLGTGVGSGIVINGQMVYGCDGFAGELGHVTMVRGKEGRICGCGRTGCLEAYCSATGVARTAREFLEKSDEPSLLREMNPEDITSYDVSVAAGKGDKLALRVYEFTGKMLGEACADFAAFSSPEAFVFFGGLTKAGDLIMKPIQKAYDEHVLRTFKGKAKFLVSTLDGSSAAVLGASAVAWDM; this is encoded by the coding sequence ATGACAGATAATACACTTAAACCGTACGTAATAGGCCTTGACCTCGGCGGTACAAATTCTGTTTTCGGCATCGTAGATGCTCGCGGAGAAATCAAAGCAACAACTGCCATCAAGACAGGCGGTTACGAAAAAGTTGAAGACTATGTGAAGGCAGCCGTAGAAGCTCTCCAGCCTATCATTGATACGGTAGGCGGCATTGACAAGATTAAGGCAATGGGTATCGGTGCGCCAAACGCAAACTATTATAATGGAACCATTGAATTCGCTCCAAATCTTCCTTGGGCACACGACGGAGTGGTACCATTGGCCGACTTGTTCAGCAAAGCCCTCGGCGGCTTGCCTGTAGGTATGACCAATGATGCCAACGCTGCTGCGCTCGGCGAGATGACATACGGTGTAGCAAGAGGCATGAAAAACTTCATCGACGTTACGCTCGGTACAGGCGTTGGCTCTGGTATCGTCATCAACGGACAGATGGTTTACGGCTGCGACGGATTCGCAGGCGAATTGGGTCATGTTACCATGGTACGTGGCAAAGAGGGTCGTATCTGCGGATGTGGCCGTACAGGATGTCTCGAAGCTTACTGCTCTGCCACTGGTGTGGCTCGCACAGCACGCGAGTTCCTCGAGAAAAGCGATGAGCCTTCATTACTCCGCGAGATGAACCCTGAGGATATTACATCTTATGATGTGAGCGTTGCTGCAGGCAAGGGCGACAAGCTGGCACTGCGTGTATACGAGTTTACCGGCAAGATGCTCGGTGAGGCTTGTGCTGATTTCGCAGCCTTCTCTTCACCAGAGGCTTTCGTCTTCTTCGGTGGTCTGACCAAGGCAGGCGACCTCATCATGAAACCTATCCAGAAGGCTTATGATGAGCACGTGCTCCGCACCTTCAAGGGTAAGGCTAAATTCCTTGTTTCTACCCTTGATGGCAGTTCTGCTGCCGTACTCGGTGCGAGTGCAGTGGCTTGGGATATGTAA
- a CDS encoding LysE family translocator, which yields MNLAFPIEINILDFIFKGIVIGVLASAPMGPVGILCIQRTLNKGRWYGFVTGVGAAFSDIVYALFTGLGMSFVMDFVSNSENKFYLQIFGSLMLLVFGIYCFKSDPMKNMHKSSNKQGTLMHNGITAFLVTLSNPLIVFLFMATFAQFAFVVPDMPVEMGVGYLSIVFGALLWWFGLTWLVDKIRNKFDTNGIVIINKVIGSVVIIFSIIALFGTIFNLYHLPEF from the coding sequence ATGAATTTAGCATTTCCAATTGAGATAAACATCCTTGACTTCATTTTCAAAGGAATTGTCATCGGTGTTCTTGCCTCAGCCCCTATGGGTCCGGTAGGCATCCTTTGCATCCAGCGTACACTCAACAAGGGTCGCTGGTATGGGTTTGTAACAGGTGTGGGTGCCGCATTCAGCGACATTGTATATGCTTTGTTTACAGGCTTGGGCATGAGTTTTGTGATGGATTTTGTGAGTAACTCCGAGAACAAGTTTTATCTTCAGATTTTCGGCAGTCTGATGCTCCTCGTATTCGGAATCTACTGCTTCAAGAGCGATCCGATGAAGAACATGCACAAGTCGAGCAACAAGCAGGGTACCCTGATGCACAATGGCATCACGGCGTTCCTCGTAACACTCTCCAATCCGCTCATCGTGTTCCTCTTCATGGCCACCTTCGCGCAGTTTGCCTTCGTCGTACCGGATATGCCGGTAGAAATGGGAGTAGGGTATCTCAGCATCGTCTTCGGAGCCCTGCTGTGGTGGTTCGGACTCACCTGGCTCGTCGACAAGATTAGGAACAAGTTTGATACCAACGGCATCGTCATTATCAATAAGGTAATAGGCAGCGTGGTCATCATCTTCTCCATCATCGCTCTCTTCGGCACGATTTTTAATCTGTATCATCTGCCGGAATTTTAA